One region of Thiorhodovibrio frisius genomic DNA includes:
- a CDS encoding ExeA family protein, translating to MYQKHFALTAFPFDVTPEPDALFASSSLAEAEARLKHLLELRGIGLVTGEAGSGKTTVCRKVAAELHPGLYRVFYVPLSTGNVMDMYKSVAWELGLPTERNRAAAFRVIRTEISRLTLEARQCPVLIVDEAHHLRNDVLEDLRLLTNYRMDAENRLCLLLVGLTELRRRLAMAVHESLAQRVVVRHHLSGLTREEVPGYLTHRLRLAGCELEVFEPAAVEALFQATQGMPRKLNRLAHYALISAASEKARTVSIDHVQLAREEVGP from the coding sequence ATGTATCAGAAGCATTTCGCACTCACGGCTTTTCCCTTTGATGTCACGCCGGAGCCGGATGCGCTCTTTGCCTCCAGTTCCCTGGCCGAGGCCGAGGCGCGGTTGAAGCACTTGCTCGAGTTGCGCGGCATTGGCCTGGTCACCGGCGAGGCGGGATCGGGGAAAACCACGGTGTGCCGCAAGGTGGCGGCGGAGCTGCATCCGGGCTTGTATCGGGTGTTCTATGTGCCGCTCTCGACGGGTAATGTGATGGATATGTACAAGTCGGTGGCCTGGGAGTTGGGACTGCCGACGGAGCGCAATCGCGCGGCGGCCTTTCGGGTGATTCGCACGGAGATTTCGCGTTTGACCCTGGAGGCGAGGCAGTGCCCGGTGCTGATCGTCGATGAGGCGCATCACTTGCGCAATGATGTCTTGGAGGATTTGCGCTTGCTGACCAATTACCGCATGGATGCGGAGAATCGCTTGTGTCTACTGCTGGTGGGACTGACGGAGTTGCGCCGGCGCTTGGCGATGGCGGTGCATGAGTCGTTGGCGCAGCGCGTTGTGGTGCGTCATCACTTGAGCGGCCTGACGCGCGAGGAGGTGCCTGGGTATTTGACCCATCGCCTGCGCTTGGCGGGATGTGAGCTTGAGGTGTTCGAGCCGGCGGCGGTGGAGGCTTTGTTTCAGGCGACTCAGGGGATGCCACGCAAGCTCAATCGGCTGGCGCATTATGCGTTGATCAGCGCGGCGAGCGAGAAGGCGCGCACGGTGAGCATTGATCACGTGCAGCTGGCACGTGAGGAGGTGGGGCCATGA